In a single window of the Streptomyces sp. HUAS ZL42 genome:
- a CDS encoding STM4013/SEN3800 family hydrolase gives MNEVVGSHDILLVTLDTLRHDVAAELAAAGRIPNLARHLPDGRWEKRHAPGSFTYASHQAIFAGFLPTPAAPGRHPRLFAADFAGSETTADGTFVYDTPDLVSGLAKAGYHTVCIGGVGFFNKRGPLGSVLPGLFQESHWEPEFGVASPTSFESQVTHAERVIGQLPADQPLFLFVNVSALHQPNWFHLAGATKEAGDSRETHAAALEYVDRHIGRLFAAASSRRRCFAIVCSDHGTAYGDDGYTGHRIGHESVWTVPYAHFLLDPTPAPAEAAR, from the coding sequence ATGAACGAGGTCGTCGGCAGCCACGACATCCTGCTCGTCACGCTCGACACGCTGCGCCACGACGTCGCCGCCGAACTGGCAGCGGCCGGCCGCATCCCGAACCTGGCCCGCCACCTGCCCGACGGCCGCTGGGAGAAGCGGCACGCCCCGGGCAGTTTCACCTACGCCTCCCACCAGGCGATCTTCGCCGGCTTCCTGCCCACGCCCGCCGCGCCCGGCCGCCATCCCCGCCTGTTCGCGGCGGACTTCGCGGGCAGCGAGACGACGGCGGACGGGACCTTCGTCTACGACACTCCGGATCTGGTCTCCGGCCTCGCGAAGGCCGGTTACCACACGGTGTGCATCGGGGGAGTCGGCTTCTTCAACAAGCGGGGTCCGCTGGGTTCGGTGCTGCCGGGGCTCTTCCAGGAGTCCCACTGGGAGCCGGAGTTCGGGGTCGCCTCACCGACGTCGTTCGAGTCGCAGGTGACCCACGCCGAGCGGGTGATCGGCCAACTGCCCGCAGACCAGCCCCTGTTCCTCTTCGTCAACGTGTCCGCCCTGCACCAGCCCAACTGGTTCCACCTGGCGGGCGCCACCAAGGAAGCCGGCGACTCCCGCGAGACGCACGCAGCCGCCCTGGAGTACGTGGACCGGCACATCGGCCGCCTGTTCGCCGCCGCGAGCAGCAGACGCCGCTGCTTCGCGATCGTCTGCTCCGACCACGGCACGGCGTACGGCGACGACGGCTACACCGGTCACCGCATCGGCCACGAATCCGTGTGGACCGTGCCCTACGCCCACTTCCTGCTCGACCCCACGCCCGCCCCCGCAGAGGCCGCCCGATGA
- a CDS encoding DUF1330 domain-containing protein, which yields MPAYAIAHLQEAAPHPEIAEYIERIAATFEPHGGRFLVHATQHEVKEGSWPGHVVVIGFPGITEARAWWDSPAYQEIAPLRSRHIAGDIILVEGVPQDYDPAVTAKSLREALPAE from the coding sequence ATGCCCGCCTACGCCATAGCCCATCTGCAGGAGGCCGCTCCGCACCCGGAGATCGCCGAGTACATCGAGCGCATCGCCGCCACCTTCGAACCGCACGGCGGCCGATTCCTGGTGCACGCCACGCAGCACGAGGTGAAGGAGGGCAGCTGGCCCGGGCACGTCGTGGTCATCGGCTTCCCCGGGATCACCGAGGCCCGGGCCTGGTGGGACTCACCCGCCTACCAGGAGATCGCACCGCTGCGCTCCCGGCACATCGCGGGCGACATCATCCTCGTCGAAGGCGTTCCCCAGGACTACGACCCGGCCGTCACCGCCAAGTCGCTGCGCGAGGCCCTGCCTGCCGAGTAG
- a CDS encoding STM4014 family protein produces MSPSASDPRPHFAVVGNPENRRVTLFAEAVRAAGLPGPRIVAWAEVLRSGGADFAAEETVRIDSPGENPDVDLLLRGTPDATRVEGSARWYSNFMTALRSLRGGIRLDDPDELAVLFDKRRCHAVLAAAGVPVPASPTSGPRGAAVRGWDDVRALMREHRMPRLFVKPAHGSSASGVLAVESAGAGRIRATTSVELTVDGRLFNSLKVRRYQREQDIAAIVDSLAPDGLHLERWLPKASQRGRAADLRVVVVDGRATHAVVRTSPSPLTNLHLGGSRGDIDEARQAFEASGARWSDVLAVCEQAAACFPRTLCVGVDLLPAVGWRRVAVGEVNAFGDLLPRLTGLPGSGAEGLDTYAAQVAAVLRRPRRTVQAASHHPHRTGTTHVSA; encoded by the coding sequence ATGTCGCCGTCGGCGAGTGACCCGCGGCCGCACTTCGCGGTGGTCGGCAATCCCGAGAACCGCCGGGTGACGTTGTTCGCCGAGGCGGTGCGCGCGGCGGGCCTGCCCGGCCCGCGCATCGTGGCGTGGGCGGAGGTACTGCGCAGTGGCGGGGCCGACTTCGCCGCCGAAGAGACCGTCCGGATCGACTCGCCCGGTGAGAACCCCGACGTCGACCTGCTCCTGCGCGGCACCCCGGATGCCACCCGCGTCGAGGGCTCGGCCCGCTGGTACTCGAACTTCATGACGGCCCTGCGCAGTCTGCGCGGCGGCATCCGCCTCGACGACCCCGACGAGCTGGCCGTCCTGTTCGACAAGCGACGCTGCCACGCGGTTCTCGCCGCGGCGGGCGTCCCGGTCCCGGCCTCGCCCACCTCGGGCCCGCGGGGCGCGGCGGTGCGCGGCTGGGACGACGTACGGGCCTTGATGCGCGAGCACCGGATGCCCCGGCTGTTCGTGAAGCCGGCGCACGGCTCGTCGGCGTCCGGAGTCCTGGCCGTCGAGTCGGCGGGCGCCGGCCGGATCCGGGCCACCACCTCCGTCGAACTCACCGTGGACGGCAGGTTGTTCAACTCCCTGAAGGTGCGTCGCTACCAACGGGAGCAGGACATAGCGGCCATCGTGGACTCGCTGGCCCCGGACGGCCTGCACCTGGAGCGCTGGCTGCCCAAGGCCTCCCAGCGCGGACGCGCCGCCGATCTGAGAGTGGTGGTCGTGGACGGCCGCGCCACCCACGCGGTGGTCCGCACCAGTCCCTCACCCCTGACCAACCTCCATCTCGGCGGCAGCCGGGGCGACATCGACGAAGCACGGCAGGCCTTCGAGGCCTCGGGCGCCCGCTGGAGTGACGTCCTCGCCGTCTGCGAACAGGCGGCCGCCTGCTTTCCGCGGACGCTGTGTGTGGGCGTCGACCTCCTGCCGGCCGTCGGCTGGCGCAGGGTCGCCGTCGGCGAGGTCAACGCCTTCGGTGACCTGCTGCCCCGGCTGACCGGACTGCCCGGCAGCGGAGCCGAGGGCCTTGACACGTACGCGGCCCAAGTGGCCGCCGTCCTGCGCCGCCCTCGCCGCACCGTGCAGGCCGCGTCGCACCACCCGCACAGAACGGGAACCACCCATGTCAGCGCCTGA
- a CDS encoding STM4015 family protein has product MSYYPSHLKSFHGLPVHVFPVAEDDPVPLPEPSSVAWKLSCDWEQPFEPLWRRFLDEVSTDQVTALVLGAWWTEWDEQGIDPVLELITAEAPRFSHLRAVFLADVVSEESEISWIKQGDVSRVLRAWPGLRELGVRGAEGLVIEPLRHDCLHTLRIESGGLPAGPVRALAGCEFPALRHLELWLGTAWYGGDSTPDDVAPLLTMLAGCPDLRHLGLRNSDIQDDIAAALAGAPVVAGLESLDLSMGVLSDDGGAALLAGQPLSHLRSLDLRHHFMGDELVERFREALEPHGVSLALTPARRRSHRRESRYVAVGE; this is encoded by the coding sequence ATGAGTTACTACCCCTCGCACCTGAAGAGCTTTCACGGCCTGCCCGTGCACGTCTTTCCCGTCGCCGAGGACGATCCGGTTCCGCTGCCCGAGCCCTCCTCGGTCGCCTGGAAGCTGTCCTGCGACTGGGAGCAGCCCTTCGAGCCCCTGTGGCGCCGCTTCCTCGACGAGGTTTCCACCGACCAGGTCACCGCGCTCGTCCTCGGCGCCTGGTGGACGGAATGGGACGAGCAAGGCATCGACCCCGTCCTGGAGCTGATCACCGCCGAGGCACCCCGCTTTTCGCACCTGCGGGCGGTGTTCCTCGCGGACGTGGTGTCCGAGGAGTCGGAGATCTCCTGGATCAAGCAGGGCGACGTCTCCCGAGTCTTGCGCGCGTGGCCCGGCCTGCGGGAGCTGGGCGTGCGCGGAGCCGAGGGCCTGGTGATCGAACCGCTGCGTCACGACTGCCTGCACACCCTGCGGATCGAGTCCGGCGGTCTGCCGGCTGGCCCGGTACGCGCGCTGGCGGGCTGTGAGTTCCCGGCCCTGCGGCACCTGGAGCTGTGGCTGGGTACCGCCTGGTACGGCGGCGACAGCACGCCCGACGACGTCGCCCCCCTGCTGACCATGCTGGCCGGCTGCCCCGACCTGCGACACCTGGGCCTGCGCAACAGCGACATCCAGGACGACATCGCCGCCGCCCTGGCCGGTGCTCCCGTCGTGGCGGGTCTGGAGTCCCTCGACCTGAGCATGGGCGTGTTGAGCGACGACGGGGGCGCGGCACTCCTCGCGGGCCAGCCGCTGAGCCACCTGCGATCGCTGGACCTACGGCACCACTTCATGGGTGACGAGCTGGTCGAGCGCTTCCGGGAGGCGCTGGAGCCCCACGGGGTGAGTCTCGCCCTGACGCCGGCCCGCCGCCGCTCACACCGCCGGGAGTCGCGGTATGTCGCCGTCGGCGAGTGA
- a CDS encoding STM4012 family radical SAM protein: MTTLTSAHRVAPYQSYVYAYPHKTAYRKLDDRPLLSTLWAAEPKDALSLYLHIPFCEIRCGFCNLFTRIGAPDDLTTAYLDALERQATAVREALGEKATVRFATTAFGGGTPTFLTAAELERLCDIAEHGMGADLQTVPLSVEASPATATADRLAVLAERGTTRLSLGVQSFDDTEARAAVRPQRRADVEAALGRVRDARIPVLNIDLIYGIDGQTEATWLRSLDAALAWRPEELYLYPLYIRPLTGLGRRADASDPAWDEQRLRLYRTGRDHLLAHGYQQQSMRMFRRADAPPQGADDYACQTDGMIGLGCGARSYTAELHYSFDYAVGMHEIRSIIDDYVARPAADFAHAEYGRRMNPDESRRRHLLQSLLQAEGLQAADYRTRFGGSTPADDFRTELERFAERGWLESGDPLAAVLRLTPEGLAHSDAIGPELFSPAVRAAMAAYERK; the protein is encoded by the coding sequence ATGACGACCCTGACCAGTGCTCACCGCGTGGCCCCGTACCAGAGCTACGTGTATGCCTACCCGCACAAGACCGCGTACCGGAAGCTCGACGACCGCCCGCTGCTGAGCACCCTGTGGGCGGCCGAGCCCAAGGACGCCCTCTCCCTCTACCTCCACATCCCCTTCTGCGAGATCCGCTGCGGGTTCTGCAACCTGTTCACCCGCATCGGCGCCCCGGACGACCTCACCACGGCTTACCTCGACGCGCTGGAACGCCAGGCCACCGCAGTACGGGAGGCGCTGGGGGAGAAGGCAACCGTCCGGTTCGCCACCACGGCCTTCGGCGGCGGCACCCCGACCTTCCTCACGGCCGCCGAACTGGAACGGCTCTGCGACATAGCCGAACACGGCATGGGCGCCGACCTCCAGACCGTGCCTCTCTCCGTGGAGGCCTCGCCCGCCACGGCCACGGCCGACCGGCTGGCCGTCCTGGCCGAACGCGGCACCACGCGCCTCAGCCTCGGCGTGCAGAGCTTCGACGACACCGAGGCCCGGGCAGCCGTGCGCCCCCAGCGGCGCGCCGACGTGGAGGCGGCACTCGGGCGCGTCCGCGACGCCCGGATACCCGTGCTCAACATCGACCTGATCTACGGTATCGACGGCCAGACGGAGGCCACCTGGCTGCGCTCTCTGGACGCCGCCCTCGCCTGGCGCCCCGAGGAGCTCTACCTCTACCCCCTCTACATCCGTCCCCTGACCGGCCTCGGCAGGCGGGCCGACGCGTCCGACCCGGCCTGGGACGAGCAGCGCCTGCGCCTCTACCGCACCGGTCGCGACCACCTCCTCGCGCACGGATACCAACAGCAGTCCATGCGCATGTTCCGCCGCGCCGACGCACCCCCGCAGGGCGCGGACGACTACGCCTGCCAGACCGACGGCATGATCGGCCTGGGCTGCGGCGCCCGCTCCTACACGGCGGAACTGCACTACTCCTTCGACTACGCCGTCGGCATGCACGAGATCCGCTCGATCATCGACGACTACGTCGCCCGCCCGGCCGCCGACTTCGCCCACGCCGAGTACGGCCGCCGAATGAACCCGGACGAGTCGCGCCGCCGCCACCTGCTGCAGTCGCTGCTCCAGGCCGAAGGGCTCCAAGCCGCCGACTACCGGACCCGTTTCGGCGGCAGTACCCCCGCGGACGACTTCCGGACCGAACTCGAGCGGTTCGCCGAGCGCGGCTGGCTGGAATCAGGAGACCCGCTCGCCGCCGTCCTCCGCCTGACTCCGGAGGGCCTGGCCCACTCCGACGCCATCGGCCCGGAACTGTTCTCCCCGGCCGTACGTGCCGCGATGGCCGCCTACGAGAGGAAGTGA
- a CDS encoding DUF6745 domain-containing protein, translated as MEASVTTDEVQRWREWAAAAVPADRSVAEAGVRLAYRRAGLEEPERVVWVDSPREAVTLIRKSTDLGRSVRESVRSAPWASERLRLHGELGAAGWSARWSATGGRLWDTTRALVDRIQQGVFDELAVGDPSATTEIRLILLDAVLGQHDAPWLAALDTNRAPLDGLAQVCRSAGWWWPFEKVAVVCERPVALHRDEAGRLDRGDGPALAFPDGFALYAWRGMPVPAAFLEELRTLTPERIRAEENAELRRVMLEYHGYDRYLADSGARPVHRDETGTLWRIDLAGDEAVVMVEVLNSTPEPDGTHRTYWLRVPPTTREAREGVAWTFGLGAEVYAPLRET; from the coding sequence ATGGAGGCGAGTGTGACGACTGACGAGGTCCAGCGGTGGCGTGAGTGGGCCGCCGCGGCAGTTCCGGCGGACCGGTCCGTGGCGGAGGCGGGCGTCCGGCTGGCGTACCGTCGGGCCGGGCTGGAGGAACCGGAACGCGTGGTGTGGGTGGATTCCCCGCGCGAGGCCGTGACGCTGATACGGAAGTCGACGGATCTGGGCCGGAGCGTTCGTGAGAGTGTGCGCAGCGCCCCCTGGGCGTCCGAACGCCTTCGACTGCACGGGGAGTTGGGCGCGGCGGGCTGGTCGGCGCGCTGGTCGGCGACCGGCGGGCGTCTGTGGGACACGACGCGGGCGCTGGTCGACAGGATCCAGCAGGGCGTATTCGACGAGCTCGCGGTCGGCGACCCGAGCGCCACAACGGAGATACGGCTGATACTGCTGGACGCCGTGCTCGGGCAGCACGACGCACCCTGGCTCGCCGCCCTCGACACAAACCGGGCCCCGCTCGACGGGCTGGCGCAGGTCTGCCGCAGTGCGGGCTGGTGGTGGCCGTTCGAGAAGGTCGCCGTGGTGTGCGAACGCCCGGTCGCCCTGCACCGCGACGAGGCCGGCCGGCTCGACCGCGGAGACGGCCCGGCGCTGGCCTTCCCCGACGGTTTCGCCCTGTACGCCTGGCGTGGCATGCCGGTACCGGCCGCCTTCCTGGAGGAGCTGCGCACACTGACGCCGGAGCGGATCCGCGCCGAGGAGAACGCCGAGCTGCGACGCGTCATGCTCGAGTACCACGGCTACGACCGCTATCTCGCCGACTCCGGGGCCCGGCCCGTCCACCGGGACGAGACCGGCACTCTGTGGCGCATCGACCTCGCCGGGGACGAGGCGGTGGTGATGGTGGAGGTCCTCAACTCCACACCGGAACCGGACGGCACACACCGCACGTACTGGCTCCGCGTGCCACCGACGACACGGGAGGCCAGGGAGGGAGTGGCCTGGACGTTCGGGCTGGGGGCGGAGGTGTACGCGCCGCTTCGGGAGACGTGA
- a CDS encoding STM4015 family protein, whose translation MTIGDHLQELYGLPAFTFPGPDAKTELPEAGSVAWRITSDVYDADEEWEAAFARFCSAVDTTRVRALIVGAWQEAYDTDCSSIVEALLGARDRLPALRSLFLGDIVMEEAEISWIHQTDVTGLLAGFPELEEFGVRGGEGLELSAVRHTALRKLVVQTGGLPVGVVRGIGAGELPALEHLDLWLGTSEYGADSEASDLEPILSGTRLPSLRHLALRNSEIQDEVAAAVASAPVVARLEVLDLSMGTLSDEGAAALLAGQPLTHLKSLDLHHNYISEPLQQRIRETLEPAGVAVDLDPDDADEYQDDAGTVFRYVAVGE comes from the coding sequence ATGACCATCGGTGACCACCTGCAGGAGCTGTACGGTCTTCCCGCCTTCACGTTCCCCGGGCCCGACGCGAAGACGGAGCTGCCCGAGGCCGGCTCCGTGGCGTGGCGGATCACCAGCGACGTCTACGACGCCGACGAGGAGTGGGAGGCGGCCTTCGCCCGCTTCTGCTCCGCGGTGGACACGACGCGGGTGCGCGCGTTGATCGTCGGTGCCTGGCAGGAGGCGTACGACACGGACTGCTCCTCCATCGTCGAAGCGCTTCTCGGCGCCCGCGACCGGCTGCCCGCCCTGCGTTCGCTGTTCCTCGGGGACATCGTCATGGAGGAGGCCGAGATCTCCTGGATCCACCAGACGGATGTCACCGGACTGCTGGCCGGATTCCCGGAGTTGGAGGAGTTCGGCGTGCGCGGGGGAGAGGGGCTGGAGTTGTCGGCGGTGCGTCACACCGCGCTGCGCAAGCTGGTGGTGCAGACCGGCGGTCTGCCCGTCGGCGTCGTACGGGGCATCGGCGCCGGCGAACTGCCCGCGCTGGAGCACCTCGACCTGTGGCTGGGCACGTCCGAGTACGGCGCCGACAGCGAGGCCTCCGACCTGGAGCCGATCCTGTCCGGCACCCGTCTGCCGAGCCTGCGTCATCTGGCGCTGCGCAACAGCGAGATCCAGGACGAGGTCGCCGCGGCCGTCGCGTCCGCCCCGGTCGTGGCCCGCCTCGAGGTGCTGGACCTGTCCATGGGCACCCTGAGCGACGAGGGCGCCGCCGCCCTGCTGGCCGGCCAGCCGCTCACCCATCTGAAGTCGCTCGACCTGCACCACAACTACATCAGTGAGCCCCTCCAGCAGCGCATACGGGAGACGCTCGAACCCGCGGGCGTCGCGGTGGACCTGGACCCGGACGACGCCGACGAGTACCAGGACGACGCCGGCACCGTCTTCCGCTACGTGGCCGTGGGCGAGTGA
- a CDS encoding VOC family protein encodes MKTNDRNTLARGRVATRLPAQDLDRARRFYSERLGLEPVDERPGGLLYRCGGVEFALFRSTGASPGTFTQMAWEVDDIEAVVSELRQRGVVFEEVDVPGFRTKDGIAGIDGNYPSKGARGERGAWFRDSEGNMLGIGEPVV; translated from the coding sequence ATGAAGACCAACGACAGGAACACTCTGGCCAGGGGGCGCGTGGCGACCCGGCTTCCCGCGCAGGACCTGGACCGGGCGCGGCGGTTCTACTCCGAGCGGCTCGGCCTGGAGCCCGTCGACGAACGGCCCGGTGGGCTGCTGTACCGGTGCGGAGGCGTGGAGTTCGCACTGTTCCGGTCGACGGGAGCGTCTCCCGGCACCTTCACCCAGATGGCGTGGGAGGTCGACGACATCGAGGCGGTCGTGTCGGAGCTCAGGCAGCGCGGCGTGGTGTTCGAAGAGGTCGACGTGCCCGGGTTCCGGACGAAGGACGGGATCGCCGGGATCGACGGGAACTACCCGAGCAAAGGCGCACGGGGAGAACGCGGTGCCTGGTTCCGGGACAGCGAGGGGAACATGCTGGGCATCGGCGAGCCGGTCGTCTGA
- a CDS encoding STM4011 family radical SAM protein yields MDLTVLYRGPLASCDYDCPYCPFAKRRDSREQLRADRASLERFAAWVGDQTDDRLSVLFTPWGEGLVRSWYRRTLTDLSHQPHVRRVAIQTNLSCRTEWLAAADLDTLALWCTYHPGQTPYDRFLGKCRELARLGVRFSVGTVGLPGHLEAARRLRAELPEHVYLWVNAAEGHQYDDAEAGLWTDLDPLFPYSRHPHASAGLPCRTGDFVISVDGDGTVRRCHFVRTELGNLYDGSYRAALRPRPCPLTVCDCHIGYVHLETLPLYDVFAGGVLERIPAAPTGRAPTPAKCQ; encoded by the coding sequence ATGGACCTGACCGTCCTGTACCGCGGCCCTCTGGCGTCCTGCGACTACGACTGCCCGTACTGCCCGTTCGCCAAGCGCCGAGACAGCAGGGAGCAGTTGCGCGCGGACCGCGCGAGCCTGGAGCGGTTCGCCGCCTGGGTCGGCGACCAGACCGACGACCGCCTCTCGGTCCTCTTCACTCCGTGGGGAGAGGGACTGGTGCGCTCCTGGTACCGGCGCACCCTGACCGACCTCTCCCACCAGCCCCACGTCCGCCGCGTCGCCATCCAGACGAACCTCAGTTGCCGCACCGAATGGCTGGCCGCCGCCGACCTCGACACCCTGGCCCTGTGGTGCACGTACCACCCGGGTCAGACCCCATACGACCGCTTCCTCGGCAAGTGCCGCGAACTGGCCCGCCTCGGCGTCCGCTTCAGCGTCGGCACAGTCGGTCTGCCCGGCCACCTGGAGGCGGCCCGGCGCCTGCGCGCCGAGCTGCCCGAGCACGTGTACCTGTGGGTCAACGCCGCAGAGGGCCACCAATACGACGACGCGGAGGCCGGCCTCTGGACCGACCTGGACCCGCTGTTCCCGTACAGCCGCCACCCGCACGCCAGCGCCGGTCTGCCCTGCCGGACAGGCGACTTTGTGATCTCGGTCGACGGCGACGGCACGGTCCGCCGCTGCCACTTCGTCCGCACCGAACTCGGCAACCTCTACGACGGCTCGTACCGTGCGGCTCTCCGTCCCCGTCCCTGCCCCCTGACCGTCTGCGACTGCCACATCGGCTACGTCCACCTGGAGACACTGCCGCTCTACGACGTCTTCGCGGGCGGGGTCCTGGAGCGGATCCCCGCCGCGCCCACTGGACGAGCTCCCACTCCTGCGAAGTGTCAGTGA